A stretch of DNA from Allomeiothermus silvanus DSM 9946:
GCGAAGATCTGGCGATGGGCCGGGTGTATTTACCCGCCGAACTCATGCATCGTTACGGTCTCGGTATAGACGACTTGCATCAGAGGACTATTCAGCCGCCATACGTGGGCCTGATGCGCGAACTCGCCTCCGTAGCCCGCCGGCTGTACCGCGAGGGGTTGGGCGGGCTTCGTTATCTGCAGCAGGGGCGCGCCGCGATAGCTCTAGCCGCTTTGCAGTACGAGGGTATTTTAGACAAACTCGAGCGCTCGGGATGGAACAACCTCTCGAGCCGGGCCTCGCTCAAGACCTACGAGCGGTTGTTGCTGCTTCCCCGCGCGATCTGGATTCGGGCGAACTCCGCCTGAAGGCGGCGGAGAGAGGCGCTTTGCGGTAGGCTTGCGCAAAGGGAGGGTAGTTTGTACGATCTCGTCGTCGTTGGAGCCGGGCACAACGCCTTGGTCGCCGCTGCTTATACAGCCAAGGCTGGGTACAAAGTGGGGGTGTTCGAGCGGCGAAAGCTGCCCGGAGGGGCGGTCTCGACTGCCGAGATGGTCCCGGGTTACCGCTTCGACCTAGGCGGCAGCGCCCATATCCTGATCCGGCTGACCCCGGTCGTGAGTGAACTCGAGCTTGCCAAGTACGGGCTGGAGTACCTCGAGCTAGACCCCCTCTTTCACGCCTCGGATGGCGAGGGAAGCTGGTTTGTCTGGCGCGACGCAGAGCGCACCGCCCAGGAACTCGAGGGGCGATTTCCTGGGCAAGGCGAGGCCTACCGGCGCTTCATAGGCGACTGGCTGCCCTTTAGCACGGCGGTCAAGGAGGCTTTCTTGAGCGTGCCGAGCCCCCTCGAGCTGGGGCGCAAGATGGTGTGGGGTTCCGGGCTTGGCAAAGACTGGCGGCGTCGCCTGCCGCAGATCCTAAGGCCCTACGGCGAGGTCGCCGCCGAGTATTTCCGCGAGGAGCAGGTCCGTGCCCCCCTGGTCTGGATGGCGGCCCAGTCCGGCCCGCCCCCCAGCGACCCCCTCTCGGCCCCCTTTTTGCTCTGGCACCCGCTTTACCACGTAGGTGGGGTGGCCCGCCCGCGGGGGGGTTCGGGAGAACTCGCCCGCGCCCTGGTGCGGATGATCGAGGCCCATGGCGGAGAAGTGCACCTTGACGCTCCGGTAGAGCAAATCCTGGTTGAAAACGGGAAGGCTGTCGGTATTCAGGTGCGCGGCGAACGTATTTTAGGCAGAGCGGTGCTGGCAGGAAGCCACATCCTCAAAACCGCGCAGATGCTCCCCGCGGCCTACGTCCCTGAGGAGGTGCGAAAGGTGCGGGTCGGTAACGGATTTGGTGCGATCTTGCGGCTAGCCCTAAAGGAAAGGCTGCGCTACCGAACCCATGCCGGGGATGAGGCCAGAACCGGGCTGGGGCTTCTGATCGGAAGCGAGCATGAGCTCTCCCGCGCATATGGCGAGTACCTGATGGGTGAGCCCACCACCCGGCCTCCGCTCATCGCGATGAGCTTCAGCGCGGTGGACCCCAGCCTGGCCCCGCCCGGCGGGGAGGTGCTGTGGCTGTGGGCGCAGTACTACCCCTACCGGCTGACCCGGGGAACCTGGGAGGAACGCGCTCCAGAAGTGCGGGACAACATCCTCAGCAGCTTTGAGCGCTGGGACCCGGACATCCGCAGCAAGATCGTGGGCGAACTCATGCAGACTCCGGCCTGGCTCGAGTCCGAGTTCGCCATGCCCAGCGGGAACGTGATGCATCTGGAGATGAGTCTCGACCAGATGTTCATGCTGCGTCCTTGGCTGGGGGCGGCCCACTACAGGTGGCCCACGGTTAAAAACCTCTACCTGTGCGGGGCCAGCACCCACCCCGGCGGTGGGATTATGGGAGCTAGCGGGCGGAACTCGGCGCGGATTATCCTCAGGGATTTGAGCCGCCGCAGGGTAGGGGGGTGAGGCGGCTACGGAAGACCGATGAACGATAGCTACGACTACATCATCGCTGGGGCGGGGGCTGCCGGGCTCAGCCTGGCCTACCACTTGGTCCAGGCCGGGCTGATGGATAAGCGCGTGTTGCTCATTGACCGCGAGCGCAAGAGCCGCAACGACCGCACCTGGTGCTTTTGGGAGATAGGGGAGGGGCCTTTCGAAAAGCTGGTTTTTCGCCGCTGGCCGAAGGTATGGTTTCATGGCGCAGGGATCGCTGCGTGCTTAGACCTCTCTCCCTACCGCTACAAGATGATCCGCGGAATCGACTTTTACGCCTTCATGGACCGCTGGCTCGAGACCCAGCCGCAGATTACCCGGCTTTACGGTGAGGTAGACAGCGTGGAGGAGGGGCGGGTTTGGGTAGAGGGGCAGCAGTACGAGGCTAAGTGGATCTTTGACAGCATCCACCGCCCTATCCCTCGGCTACCTGGCTACCATTACCTGTTGCAGCACTTCAAAGGATGGGTAGTGTGTTCTGCCTCCGCCGCGTTTGATCCCACCGCTGCGACCTTGATGGATTTTCGCCTCGAGCAGCGAGGAGCGGTGCGCTTCGCCTACGTGTTGCCCTACGACGAGCGGACGGCCTTGGTCGAATACACCCTGTTCTCCCCCTCGCTTCTTCAGCCTGAAGAGTACGACTTGGGGCTCAAAGACTACCTCGAGCACCTGCTACATATCCGGGAGTACACTGTGCAGCACGAGGAGTTTGGCATCATCCCGATGACCGATGTGCCGGTTGCCTCTCCCCGAGACTCCCGCATCGTCCGCATCGGCATAGCAGGTGGGCGCGCCAAGGCTTCTACCGGGTATACCTTTCAGCGTATTCAGCGCCACTCGCGGCAGATTGCCGAGAACCTGATCCGCTACGGACAACCCTTGGCAAGCAGGCCTGGCTTTGACCGCCACTACTGGATGGATAGCTTCTTCCTCAATGCCCTGAGCAAGGGGCGGGTGGAGGGAAAGAGCTTTTTTAGCCGCTTGTTCCAAAAGTGCCCGGCGGCCCAGGTGCTGCGCTTTTTAGACGAGGAGACCTCGCTCATGGAAGACCTCAAGCTCATGTCGGCTGTCGATATCCCGGCTTTTCTCGCTTCGAGCTGGGATGTGCTGACCTCGAGGCTCAAGGCCCGGCTGCACCCCAATGAGGATTTGTGAGGCGAGCTATTTCTAAAACCCGGCCACGGCGTAGCCTGAAGTACGCATGAGCTGGCTGCTTTGGGCCCTGTGGGTGGCTGTGCTCCCTTGGCTGTTACGCAGTGGGGCGGGCTCGAGGCTGGGCCATCCGGGACCTGCTTGGCTGCGCTGGCTGGGCGGGGGTTGTTGGCTGGCTTTGGCGCTGGTCGGGGCGGTGTTATGGGTGGGCGGTTCGGAGCGTCTCTTGGCCGGTTCGCTAGCCTTTTCCGGGTTTCTCCTGGCCCTGTTGGCGCTGTGGGGGGGAGATCTGCTGTGGGCAGCCCGCTTCAAGCTGGGCTGGGTGGCTGCACTGGCTTTGTGGGTCGGCAGTGGGGCTACCCTCCTGCTGGGCTTGCCCCCTTCGAGCCTGGTGCTGGCGGGGCTGCTGGGGGTGTTGGGAGCGCAGGCTATCGGGTTGATGGGAAATCTGGAGGCTCGAGCCCGCTTGCTTTGGCTGTGGCAGCAGACCCGTGGGTGGATGGTGCTGCTGGCCCTTTCGGTGTTGATCCGCATCCCGGTTCCCCTGTGGCCCGAAGGGTTTGCGCTGGTGAGCTTGATGCAGATGAGCCTGATCGGGTTGGCAGCGATCTTGTGGGGTTGGGAAAAGGTGGGGCCGCGCATCTTGCTGATGGGCGGGGTGGCCTTTTCTCTGGGGCTGGGGGTAGAACTGCTAGGCAGCCGCAGCGGCTTTCCCTTTGGCCACTACAGCTACGCCTCTGCGCCGCCACCCACCTTGCTGGGCGTCCCGCTCATCGTCCCGCTAGGGTGGTTTGGCATGGTGCTGGCGGCGCATGGGTTGGCTTTGGGGCGCCCTTGGCTCACGGGTCTGCTGGTAGTGGCTTGGGACCTGGGCCTCGAGGCCCTGATGCCATCCCAGGGGTACTGGGTCTGGCAGGACCCCCATCCGCTGTGGTACGGGGCACCGCTGCAGAATTACCTTGCGTGGTTTGCCATGGGAGCCACCTTGTCCTGGATTTACCTGAGGCTTGGCCAAGGGCTGCTGCTAGGCGGTGGACTGGCCTGGGCTTACCGCCTCGAGGGGCTTTTCCTGCCTATGGGCTTGGCGCTTTTTGGGCTTTGGCCCGCTGCTTTAATGTGTGGGGTTGCCATGAACGCTCTGGCCTGGTGGGGGGTACGCAGTGAAGGGCCTCCAGGCCCCCGGCGATGCCGGTACTCATCGGCTGCCTGGTTCTCGCGTGATAGTCGGGAGGTTGCCCCTTGAGTGCTGCCTTTCGTCAACGCCCCTGGGAAGCCCTCCTCGCTAGCCTGTTGGCTGCGCTTTTTCGGCGCACGGTGCGCCGAGGGTTGCGTGGGGTCTGGGTACAGGGGGAACTTCCGGCGGGGCCTTGGGTGTTGGCCGCTAACCACCATTCTTGGTGGGATGCGTACGTGCTTCCGGTGCTCCTCGACCACTGGCGGGTGCGGTTTCGGATTGTGGTGAGCGATAGGCGCTTGGCAGAGTTCAGTTTTTTTCGCGGGTTGGGAGCGCTCGAGGCCTCCCGAGTGCGCCAAGCCCTCTATGCCCTGCGGCGCAAAGAGGCTTTGATCATCTTTCCTGAGGGCGAACTCCATCCGCCTGGGAGGATGGGGCCGCTGCACCGAGGAGCAGCTTGGCTGGCCGAAAGGGCGAGGGTTCCGCTGCTCCCGGTGGCTGTGCGGGTAGTGCTGCGCGGCCAGGAGTTACCCGAGGCGTACGTGGTGTTTGGGGAACCGCTGGCTGCTGATTTGGAGGGGCTCGAGCGCAGCCTAAACCGGATGCTATCCGATCTAGACGGGCAGATTGGTGCGGCCCTGCCGGAGGAGCCGTTACCGGGTTTTCGCTTGGTATTGCCGGGGCGAAAAAGCACCCACGAGCGCATGGCCTTCTGGGGGCTGGCCCTGGCCCGGTTCACGAGAGAACGATGATCCTGCTTTACGCTGCTTTGGTGGTGATAGGGCTCAGACTCGCTGTGCTGCTGGTCAACCTGGGGAGTTTTCCCCTGTTGCAGCCTTCCGTTCCCCGTAGGAAGGTCCGGGTCTCGATTTTGCTTCCGGCCCGCAACGAAGCGCATAACCTCCCCAAAACCCTGCCTTGGCTGCTGGCCCAACCCGCCCAGGAAATTCTTTTGCTCGATGACCGTTCCAGCGACCCCACTGCCGAAGTCGCCCGCCAGCTTGCCGGGCATGACCCCCGCTTTCGGCTGCTGCGGGGTGAGGAGCTTCCCGCAGGCTGGAAGGGCAAGAACTGGGCGTGTTGCCAACTGGCCCAAGCGGCTTCGGGGGAGGTGCTCATCTTTACCGATGCGGATGTGGTCTGGAAGCCAGGGGCTTTAGAGGCGGTGCTGGCCCAGCTCGAGCGCACCCCGGGCCTCCTCAGCGTCTATCCCCGTCAGCAGGTCGGCAGCCTGGCGGAGCGGGTGTTAGTACCGCTTATCGATGTGGTGCTGTTGGCTTCCCTGCCGTATCCGCTGGCACGTTCCCCCTTCCCGCTGGCCGCAGCGGCCAACGGCCAGGTGATGGCTTTCACCCGCCCGGCTTACCAAGCCTGCGGAGGGCACCGGGCGGTGCGGGGTGAGGTACTCGAAGACGTGCGCCTGGCGCAACGGATCAAGCGGGCTAGACAGCCTTTTGCCCTAGCTTTGGGGGGTAGCCTGATCGAGGCGCGCATGTACCGCAGCTATGCCGAGATTCAGGAGGGGTTTGGCAAGAACCTGGGGGCCTTTCATGGGGAAAATCCCCTTTTGCTGCTCCTTTCTGCCTTGGTTCACCTGCTCGTGTACACCGCGCCCTGGCTGCTGCTGTCTGCGGATGTGGGCTGGTTATGGGTGGGGGTGTTGGGAATGCTCGAGCGCCTGTTGGTCAACCTCAAAACCGGGCGGGATCTCTGGGAGGCCGTACTGGTTCCTCTTGCTCCCGTAATGAGCTTGCCGATTTACCTGCGGGCTTGGCGCAAGACCTATACCTGGAAGGGAAGAAAATACGCCCGATGAAGGCAGTGGTGATTGGGGCAGGGTTTGCGGGGCTAGCCGCCGCGTTGCGGCTGCGCTTGGCGGGGCTCGAGGTCACCGTGCTGGACAAACAGGAAGCCCCCGGCGGCAAGGCCATCGGCTGGAACGGGGTGCCTACTGGTCCCACGGTGCTCACCCTGCCCGCGGTGCCCCGTATGATCTTTGAGGCGCTGGGAGCCGAACCGCCCAACTTGCAACCGGTCTCGCCGCTTACCCACTACTTCTGGCCGGATGGGCGCACCTTCGCACCCCAGCGTGACCTCGAGGCCACGCTGGCCCAGCTCTCCCGGGAAGAGGCCTACCACTACCGCCGCCTGCTCGAAGAGGCCCATCGGCTTTACCAGGGGGCCCGGGGCACCTTTGTTCAGGGCGCACCGCCCACGCTTTCGACCCTCGGCACGTACGCTTTGCAGCACGGCCTCACCGCCCATCCGCTTCAGAGCTTGCCCCGGCTGGTCGCCTCGGGTCCGTACCTAACCCCCTTTTTTCTGCGTTTTGCCACCTACTTGGGGGCTAACCCGTACCGGGCTCCGGCGGTGCTGCACAACATCGCCTGGGTGGAGTTGGGGCTGGGGGTTTATCACCTTATGGGGGGAATGCGGGCGCTGGCCGATGCGCTATATCGCCTTGCGGTCCTCCGGGGGGTGCGCTTCGAGTTCGGGGTGTATGCGGGGGGGTTGGAGCTGCGAAAACAACAGGTAGTGGCCGTCCGCGCCGGGGATACCCGCTACTTCGCGGATGTGTTCGTCTCGGCAGTGGACCGGCACTTCACGCTGGGGATGCTCGACTGGCCTGCCCCCCGTTACGAACTGGGTACCTCCGGTATGGCCCTCTTGATGAGGCTCTCCGAAGCTCAGCCGCTCGCGCATCAGATCTATTTCTCGGCGGACTACCGCTCGGAATGGCGTGAACTCGAGGCCGGGCGCCTTTCCCAAGACCCCACCCTGTACCTGCACGTCGATGGGGATGCCGCGTTCTTGCTGGTGAACACGCCCAACCTGAGGCGGCTTGGGGAGGTGAGCCTCGAGGAGTACGCCCGGTTCCTGCTGGGGAGGCTGCAAGCCATTCGCCCCCTCCCGGTTCGCGACTGGAAGTCCCTAAGCCCTCAGGACTACGCCTTTACCGCTTATCAGGGGGCCCTCTACGGTAAGGCCCCCCACGGCTTGCTGGGAGCCCTCCGTCCGGGCTGGCGGCTAGGGAAGCTGCGAAACCTGGTCCAGGTGGGGGGGACCGTTCATCCCGGCGGGGGGGTGCCACTGGCGATGCTTTCGGGTTGGAACGGAGCAGCGTGGCTGTTGCGTAATGTGGGAGAAGGGAGGTAGCGTGCCGCTTCCCGAACCCCGTGGGTATCCCACCCGCTTTGGCCATCTTCCCCGTTGGGCTGGGGAGCCGCTCAAACTGCTTACTGAGGGGGCTCTTTTGGGTTCCCCCTTCGCTTTACGGCTGGGGCGAAGAGCGGTGGTGGGGTTTACCCCGGAGTGGAACCGCATGCTGCTCTCGGACCTCGAGACCTTTCGTTCTCGAGGGAGCTTTTCTAGCCTCAGTCCTTACTTGAACGGTGGGATCATCACCACCGACTCCCCCCAGCACCGACCCAGGAAGAGCGAACTCAACCGGGAGTTCCACGCCGGGGCGGTCCGGGGTTTGGCCGATAGGCTCCGCGCGGTTATCGAAGCGATCCGTCCTCGAGGCGATTTCGAAGCGGGAAGCTGGGCCGCGCAGGTCGTACAGGCTAGCCTGAACGCGGCGTATTTTGCTTCGCAGCTTCCCCCGACAGAGCTCGCGGCCTTTCTCGCCCCGCTGAAGCGTCCCTTTCCCGCTCCGCTACTTCCTCGCCCCCTGCTTTTCTTCCGGATGCGCCGGAGGGTCGCCCAAATCCAGGCCGAAGGGCACGGATTAGCTGCCCACCTGCCCCTAGAGGAGGTGCTGATCGGCCTGGCGGCGGGGTACGACACCACCGCCCACACCCTGGCTTGGGCCTTATGGCATGCGGCAAACCATCCCGAGTGGCATACCCCGCAAGGGGTCCCTTTGCTCGTCAAGGAGACCCTGCGGCTCTTTCCCCCGGGGTACGTCGGCAGCCGGGTCGCGCGCCGGGTTTTTGCCTTCGGCGCTCAGGAATTTCCCGTGGGGTGGCTGGCCCTCTACAGCCCCTACCTCACCCACCGCCACCCCGACCTCTGGACGGGGCCTCTGCGTTTCGACCCTGGGCGCTTCGCGGGAAAGATCCCCGCGTGGGGCTACCTACCCTTTGGGGGCGGGGAGCGCATCTGTTTGGGGATGCACTTCGCCCAGCTGGTGCTCGAGCAGGCCCTAGCGGTATTTCCCGCTGGGCTAAAGCCTTTGCGGGGCGATCCCACCCCCAGGCCCTTGCTCACCTTAGCCCCGCGGGGGCCCTTGTGGCTCAGGGGTTACTGATCTACCGGAGTGGGTTTGCCCTGCTCGTCCACCGCCACGTAGGTCAGGTTGCCCCGGGTGGCGAGCATCTTGGGCTCTGTCAGGTTCTCCCGGTACACCTCGACCTCCACGGTGATGGAGGTGCGTCCGACCCGCACCACCCGCGCGATCACCTCGAGCAGGTCCCCCACCCTAATCGGTACCTCGAATACCACTTCGCCCACCCGCACCGTCACGCAGCGTTTGCGGGCCCGCCGGATGGCGGCATACGAGCCCACCTTGTCCATCAGGCCCAAAACAAAGCCACCGAAGGCGTTGCCGCCGGGGTTGGCGTGTTCGGGGAAGACCAGTTCTAAGGTTCGTGCTTCGCTTTCCATGCTTCAAATCCTAACCCGAACTTGTAGGTAGACTGACGGGGTGAATGTGGAGATCCCTGAGCGCAAGCGCAAGCACCTCGAGGTCTGCCTGAGCTTTCCGGTGGAGTTTGCCCGGATGAGCACCGGGCTCGAGCGCTACCGGCTGCGCTACCGAGCTCTTCCTGAACTCGCCTTAGAAGAGGTGGACCTCAGCACTGAGTTCTTGGGTAAAAAGCTCCGCGCCCCCTTTCTGATCGGGGCTATGACCGGGGGGGAGGAGAAGGGCGGGCGGATCAACCGGGCTTTGGCCCAGGCTGCGGAGCGCTTGGGGGTGGGGATGATGCTGGGGAGCCAACGGGTGATGCTCGAGAACCCCCAGGCCCTCCCCAGCTTCCAGGTGCGGGAGGTAGCCCCCAGCGCTTTGCTGGTGGGCAACCTGGGGTTGGTTCAGCTCAACAAGGGATATGGGCCGGGACACCTCGAGCAGGCCTTATCGCTGGTGGGGGCCGACGCCTTGGCCCTGCACACCAACCCCTTACAAGAAGCTGCCCAGCACGGCGATACTGATTTTTCCGGGCTGCTGGGAAAGCTCGAGGCCATACTTCCGCGGTTGGATTTCCCCGTGCTGCTCAAGGAAGTGGGGCACGGGATCGGGCGCGAAGTGGCCCAGCAGCTCCAGGGGTTGCCCATCACCGCACTGGACGTGGCCGGGGCGGGGGGTACCAGCTGGGCCAAGGTTGAGCAGTACGTGCGCTATGGAAGGGTGCTCCACCCTGAATTGGTCGAGATGGGTTTGCCAACCGCCCAGGCCTTGACCGAGTGCCGTGAGGTGCTTCCCCGGCTACCCTTAGTGGCCTCGGGTGGCATTCGTAGCGGCAGCGATGCGGCCAAAGCCTTGGCCCTAGGGGCGCGGGTGGTGGCGGTAGCCCGGCCGCTACTCCGGCCTGCGCTTGAGGGGCCAGAGGCGGTAGCAGCCTGGATCGAAGACTTCCTGTGGGAACTCCGGGTGGCTTTGTTCGCCTTGGGCGCGAGGCGGCCTGAAGAAGCGTTAGGCAGGATAGAAAAACTCGGGGATTAGGGAAACCCCTAATCCCCCTTCGCTGGTTGCGGGGGAAGGATTTGAACCTTCGACCTTCGGGTTATGAGCCCGACGAGCTACCAGACTGCTCCACCCCGCGTCGCGCCCCCAAACGGCAGGCAACCGCTAATCTAGCAGAGCCGGGCGGCTTCTGTCAAATATTGTTAGGACTTACGCAGTTGGCTGAAGGATGTGGAGGGGATGGGCGAGATAACTTCGTATTGCCTCGCGAACAATGGACGCCTTGGCCTCGTACCAGCTCACCCCCCTGCGCAGCCGGTAGACCTCCAGCCGGAGGAAGGCCCGCAAAGCCAGGAGGAGGTGCCGCAGGATGGAGACCGCCTTCCTCACCTGGGCCCGCTCCACCCCACAGCACTGCTTGAGCCCCCGATGGTACACTTCGATCCCCCATCCTTGCCGCTCTAACTCCGCCCGCTTCTCTTCGCTCATCCCCAGATGGTTCGTGGCCCAGTACTCCGCCTCCCCGTCCTTGGAGAGCGTTCGGAACACCCTCACGAACCCAAAACCCCGAAGATGAACCACCCTCCCCTCCCCAGGGATTTCCACCTCACGGATGGGTACATTTCCCTTCCCCTCCGGGTTGACCAGGCGGTTGCCCTTCAGCCGCGTCAGAAACCGCCAGCCAAAGCTGACTATGGCCTTGAGGTTCTCCAAGCTGGCATACCAGCTGTCCATCAGGACATATTCCGGCTGAAACCCCCGCTCCTTCGCTTTCTGGAGCATGGTCTGAAAGTGGTCGTTTTTGCTCTTCCCATCCTGGGGCTTGTCGTAGACCCGAAAGTCGCAGGGGATCAGGGCCTGCCCCTCCGTCCACAGCAGGGTCATGAGGGCGATGCCCCTAACCACCCTTTGGTGTTTGCCGCTCCAGTGGTAACTCACCAGATCCATGTCCCGAGCGTAGGGCTTATCCAGGGTGGTGTCGTCCAGGATCAGCAGCCCCTCCCTGAGCTTCACGAAGGCCTTGGCCTCCTGCCACAGCGCCGCCGTGTCGGGCGGCTGTCTTTGCAGCAGGCGGGTAAAGGCATCATGGGCGGGAGGGCTCTTCTCCTTTGGACTACAGCGAGCGGCCTCGGTACAGGTGAAGACCCGCTGAGCGGCGATGAGAAAGTGGATGTAGTCCAGGTCATCGCACTTCGGTGGGTTCATGGGCATCACCCCCTTTGGAGAAGCTTGGCTAAGCACTCTCCTCCTAGCACACAGAAGAATGTCCAGTCAACTGCAACTGCGTAACTCCTAATTGTAATCGGTCAACACATTTGAGACTCTTTGAGGAACCGACTCCTCTTGCATCTTAGCCAAAAACTCCAGCGGAGCAAGACCCCCCAGGGCCATGTGAGGCCTTCGGCGGTTGTAGTAGTCCAGGTAGGTATCCAGCTCTGCCTGCAGCTCGCTGAGCGGGGTG
This window harbors:
- a CDS encoding phytoene desaturase family protein: MYDLVVVGAGHNALVAAAYTAKAGYKVGVFERRKLPGGAVSTAEMVPGYRFDLGGSAHILIRLTPVVSELELAKYGLEYLELDPLFHASDGEGSWFVWRDAERTAQELEGRFPGQGEAYRRFIGDWLPFSTAVKEAFLSVPSPLELGRKMVWGSGLGKDWRRRLPQILRPYGEVAAEYFREEQVRAPLVWMAAQSGPPPSDPLSAPFLLWHPLYHVGGVARPRGGSGELARALVRMIEAHGGEVHLDAPVEQILVENGKAVGIQVRGERILGRAVLAGSHILKTAQMLPAAYVPEEVRKVRVGNGFGAILRLALKERLRYRTHAGDEARTGLGLLIGSEHELSRAYGEYLMGEPTTRPPLIAMSFSAVDPSLAPPGGEVLWLWAQYYPYRLTRGTWEERAPEVRDNILSSFERWDPDIRSKIVGELMQTPAWLESEFAMPSGNVMHLEMSLDQMFMLRPWLGAAHYRWPTVKNLYLCGASTHPGGGIMGASGRNSARIILRDLSRRRVGG
- a CDS encoding lycopene cyclase family protein, with product MNDSYDYIIAGAGAAGLSLAYHLVQAGLMDKRVLLIDRERKSRNDRTWCFWEIGEGPFEKLVFRRWPKVWFHGAGIAACLDLSPYRYKMIRGIDFYAFMDRWLETQPQITRLYGEVDSVEEGRVWVEGQQYEAKWIFDSIHRPIPRLPGYHYLLQHFKGWVVCSASAAFDPTAATLMDFRLEQRGAVRFAYVLPYDERTALVEYTLFSPSLLQPEEYDLGLKDYLEHLLHIREYTVQHEEFGIIPMTDVPVASPRDSRIVRIGIAGGRAKASTGYTFQRIQRHSRQIAENLIRYGQPLASRPGFDRHYWMDSFFLNALSKGRVEGKSFFSRLFQKCPAAQVLRFLDEETSLMEDLKLMSAVDIPAFLASSWDVLTSRLKARLHPNEDL
- a CDS encoding carotenoid biosynthesis protein, producing the protein MSWLLWALWVAVLPWLLRSGAGSRLGHPGPAWLRWLGGGCWLALALVGAVLWVGGSERLLAGSLAFSGFLLALLALWGGDLLWAARFKLGWVAALALWVGSGATLLLGLPPSSLVLAGLLGVLGAQAIGLMGNLEARARLLWLWQQTRGWMVLLALSVLIRIPVPLWPEGFALVSLMQMSLIGLAAILWGWEKVGPRILLMGGVAFSLGLGVELLGSRSGFPFGHYSYASAPPPTLLGVPLIVPLGWFGMVLAAHGLALGRPWLTGLLVVAWDLGLEALMPSQGYWVWQDPHPLWYGAPLQNYLAWFAMGATLSWIYLRLGQGLLLGGGLAWAYRLEGLFLPMGLALFGLWPAALMCGVAMNALAWWGVRSEGPPGPRRCRYSSAAWFSRDSREVAP
- a CDS encoding lysophospholipid acyltransferase family protein is translated as MSAAFRQRPWEALLASLLAALFRRTVRRGLRGVWVQGELPAGPWVLAANHHSWWDAYVLPVLLDHWRVRFRIVVSDRRLAEFSFFRGLGALEASRVRQALYALRRKEALIIFPEGELHPPGRMGPLHRGAAWLAERARVPLLPVAVRVVLRGQELPEAYVVFGEPLAADLEGLERSLNRMLSDLDGQIGAALPEEPLPGFRLVLPGRKSTHERMAFWGLALARFTRER
- a CDS encoding glycosyltransferase; this translates as MILLYAALVVIGLRLAVLLVNLGSFPLLQPSVPRRKVRVSILLPARNEAHNLPKTLPWLLAQPAQEILLLDDRSSDPTAEVARQLAGHDPRFRLLRGEELPAGWKGKNWACCQLAQAASGEVLIFTDADVVWKPGALEAVLAQLERTPGLLSVYPRQQVGSLAERVLVPLIDVVLLASLPYPLARSPFPLAAAANGQVMAFTRPAYQACGGHRAVRGEVLEDVRLAQRIKRARQPFALALGGSLIEARMYRSYAEIQEGFGKNLGAFHGENPLLLLLSALVHLLVYTAPWLLLSADVGWLWVGVLGMLERLLVNLKTGRDLWEAVLVPLAPVMSLPIYLRAWRKTYTWKGRKYAR
- a CDS encoding phytoene desaturase family protein, which codes for MKAVVIGAGFAGLAAALRLRLAGLEVTVLDKQEAPGGKAIGWNGVPTGPTVLTLPAVPRMIFEALGAEPPNLQPVSPLTHYFWPDGRTFAPQRDLEATLAQLSREEAYHYRRLLEEAHRLYQGARGTFVQGAPPTLSTLGTYALQHGLTAHPLQSLPRLVASGPYLTPFFLRFATYLGANPYRAPAVLHNIAWVELGLGVYHLMGGMRALADALYRLAVLRGVRFEFGVYAGGLELRKQQVVAVRAGDTRYFADVFVSAVDRHFTLGMLDWPAPRYELGTSGMALLMRLSEAQPLAHQIYFSADYRSEWRELEAGRLSQDPTLYLHVDGDAAFLLVNTPNLRRLGEVSLEEYARFLLGRLQAIRPLPVRDWKSLSPQDYAFTAYQGALYGKAPHGLLGALRPGWRLGKLRNLVQVGGTVHPGGGVPLAMLSGWNGAAWLLRNVGEGR
- a CDS encoding cytochrome P450 produces the protein MPLPEPRGYPTRFGHLPRWAGEPLKLLTEGALLGSPFALRLGRRAVVGFTPEWNRMLLSDLETFRSRGSFSSLSPYLNGGIITTDSPQHRPRKSELNREFHAGAVRGLADRLRAVIEAIRPRGDFEAGSWAAQVVQASLNAAYFASQLPPTELAAFLAPLKRPFPAPLLPRPLLFFRMRRRVAQIQAEGHGLAAHLPLEEVLIGLAAGYDTTAHTLAWALWHAANHPEWHTPQGVPLLVKETLRLFPPGYVGSRVARRVFAFGAQEFPVGWLALYSPYLTHRHPDLWTGPLRFDPGRFAGKIPAWGYLPFGGGERICLGMHFAQLVLEQALAVFPAGLKPLRGDPTPRPLLTLAPRGPLWLRGY
- a CDS encoding acyl-CoA thioesterase, which gives rise to MESEARTLELVFPEHANPGGNAFGGFVLGLMDKVGSYAAIRRARKRCVTVRVGEVVFEVPIRVGDLLEVIARVVRVGRTSITVEVEVYRENLTEPKMLATRGNLTYVAVDEQGKPTPVDQ
- the fni gene encoding type 2 isopentenyl-diphosphate Delta-isomerase, giving the protein MEIPERKRKHLEVCLSFPVEFARMSTGLERYRLRYRALPELALEEVDLSTEFLGKKLRAPFLIGAMTGGEEKGGRINRALAQAAERLGVGMMLGSQRVMLENPQALPSFQVREVAPSALLVGNLGLVQLNKGYGPGHLEQALSLVGADALALHTNPLQEAAQHGDTDFSGLLGKLEAILPRLDFPVLLKEVGHGIGREVAQQLQGLPITALDVAGAGGTSWAKVEQYVRYGRVLHPELVEMGLPTAQALTECREVLPRLPLVASGGIRSGSDAAKALALGARVVAVARPLLRPALEGPEAVAAWIEDFLWELRVALFALGARRPEEALGRIEKLGD
- a CDS encoding IS701-like element ISMesi2 family transposase, translating into MLSQASPKGVMPMNPPKCDDLDYIHFLIAAQRVFTCTEAARCSPKEKSPPAHDAFTRLLQRQPPDTAALWQEAKAFVKLREGLLILDDTTLDKPYARDMDLVSYHWSGKHQRVVRGIALMTLLWTEGQALIPCDFRVYDKPQDGKSKNDHFQTMLQKAKERGFQPEYVLMDSWYASLENLKAIVSFGWRFLTRLKGNRLVNPEGKGNVPIREVEIPGEGRVVHLRGFGFVRVFRTLSKDGEAEYWATNHLGMSEEKRAELERQGWGIEVYHRGLKQCCGVERAQVRKAVSILRHLLLALRAFLRLEVYRLRRGVSWYEAKASIVREAIRSYLAHPLHILQPTA